CGCCGAGGTGTCGTCGGCAAGCGAGTTGCGGCGGCTGTCGTAGCTGTTGCCACGACAATGAGCCTCGCGGCCTGCGGTAGCAGCGGACCCCGAAACCTGCTGGCCGATATCGAAGCCGGGCACGTGACACTGGGTACGAAGTTTGACCAGCCGGGTCTCGGCGAGCGCACCCCGGACCGTGAGTTCGCGGGCGTCGACAACGATGTTTCCCGCTACGTCATTGAGTACATCGCCAACAAGAACGGTTGGGATGTGCCCGAGATGGAGTGGCGCGAGACCCCGTCCGCTCAGCGCGAGACGCTGATTAACAACGGCGAGGTCAACATGATCGCCGCCACCTACTCCATCAACGCTGGCCGCCTGGCTGCCGTCGACTTCGCCGGCCCGTACCTGGTCACGCACCAGGCACTGTTGGTGCGCGGTTCCGAGGGTATCCAGGGGCTTGACGACGTCGCCCCGGGCACTCGCCTGTGTTCTGTATCCGGCTCCACCCCAGCGCAGAAAGTCAAGGACGCTCTACCGGAGGTGCAGCTGCAGGAGTTCGATACCTACGCCGCGTGCGCGGAAGGTGTGAAGCAGGGTGTCGTCGATGCCCTGACTACCGATGCAACTATTCTCGCGGGCTTCGCCCAGCGCTACAAGGAGCGCTTCGGCGACGACTTCCGCGTGGTCGAGCTGCGCAACCCCGATGGTTCCTACTGGACCAATGAGTACTACGGCATCGGCCTGCCCAAGGGTGATGATGCCAGCCGTGAGGCCATCAATGAGGCGCTGGAGTCGCTGTACGACACCGGTGAGCTTCAGAAGATCCTGAAGAAGCATTTGGGCGACAAGTTCGAGCTCGACGACAAGCCGGCAATCGGCGATCTGTCGTTCGTAGAGAAGAAGTAGGAAGGGGTGCGAGCAAACAATGAATCCAGAACTATGGAGTGAAATGGGGCCGGAACTGCTTCCGGCTTTCTGGGTAACCATCAAACTGACGATTGCTTCGGCAATTGGTTCCCTGATTTTTGGCACGCTTCTCACCGCTATGCGCGTGAGCCCCGTGGGAATCCTACGTACCCTGTCGACCTGGTACATCAGCATTGTCCGCAATACCCCGCTGACGTTGATTGTGCTGCTGGCCTCGATGGGTCTCTACTACAACTTGGGGCTGCTGCTGGCTGCGGAGAATGACTCCTTCATTGTCAAGCAGAACTTCCGTCTCGCGGTGTTGGCGTTTGTTGCCTACACCTCGTGCTTCGTTGCGGAGTCCCTGCGCGCCGGTATTAATACTGTGCCGTTCGGTCAGGCCGAAGCCGCCCGCTCCCTGGGGCTTAGCTTCGGCCAGAGCTTCCGCTACATCATCTTCCCGCAGGCGTTCCGTGGCGCTATCGTGCCGCTCGGCAACACCCTGATCGCGCTGACCAAGAACACCACGATTGCCTCGGTAATCGGTGTGGCTGAAGCGTCGCTGCTGATGAAGACCATGACCGAAAACTACGCCAGCGATATCCTGATTATCTTCGGCATCATCGCTGTCGGCTTTATTATTCTGACTCTGCCGACCGGCCTGTTCTTCGGCTGGGCTGGCAAGCGATGGGCGGTGAAGCGCTAATGGCTACTCGCGCAACAGTTCTTTACGACGCGCCGGGCCCCAAGGCTCAGCGCTTCAACCGAACCCTCACCTGGATCGTGGCCGCAATCACCGTTGCGATTCTCGCCTGGGTGGGAATGAAGCTGGCCGACAAGGGCCAGTTCGAGGCCAATAAATGGTCGTTCTTCCTCGAATCCACAACCTGGACCACATACATTCTGCCCGGTCTGGTCAGCACCATTGTCGCGGCTGTCGTCTCTATTGTGTTGGCACTGGTTATTGGCGCTCTCCTGGGCGTCGGCAGGCTGAGCCCGGTCGCACCGGTGCGCTGGCTGTGCTCGGTGATTGTCGAGTTCTTCCGCGCCATTCCGGTGCTGGTGCTCATGCTGTTTGCCTACTCGGTGTTCGCGCTTTGGCAGCTGTTTCCGTCGAACTACCTCGGCTTTGCCGCCGTTGTGTTTGGCCTGACCATGTACAACGGCTCCGTCATTGGCGAGACACTGCGCTCCGGCATCGAGTCGCTGCCGAAGGGCCAGCGTGAGGCCGCGATTGCGCTGGGTCTCTCCCACCGCCAGACGATGGTCACTATTTTGCTGCCGCAGGCAGTCGCCGCCATGCTGCCGGCGATTATCTCGCAGATGGTCATTGCGCTGAAGGACTCCGCGCTGGGTTACATGATTGGCTACGTCGAGGTTGTCCGCTCTGGCCGCCAGCTTGGCGAGTACTACGGCGCCATGATTCCATCGCTGGTCGTCGTGGCGATCATTCTCATTGCCATCAACTTCGGCCTGGCCAACCTTGCCGAGCGTATCGAAAGCCAGCTCCGCGCCGGCCGCGCCCGCCGCAACATCATTGCGAAGGTCCCGCATCAGCCTGATGTCGGTGTCACCACCAAGGACCAGGCCAACGTGGATTGGCACGATGAGGACTACAAGGACCTCCGAGGCACCTACGAGTAAAGCTAATCACGGCTTAACGCCACACTTGCTTTACGACGAACACAGCGACGCCGCCCACGGAAACTGCTTATGGTTTCCGCCGGGCGGCGTTTTTGTTTGGCTACGGCCTTTGCCTTCGCTCCTATCGATGAGCTACTCACTGATGGCCACGCTACAGCGCAACGATAGGTGAATAGCGTGGCCACAAGTGCCGGGCACTACTGCGACCGTGCTCTACTACGACTCAGACTTCGTCCCCGACTCCTCTGGGCTCTCTGATTCCGACTTTTCGCCAGACTCAAACTCGCCTTCAACGACCACATCGGACTGAATAACCAGACGTCCCTCTTCATCGTGGGTGTACTCAAAGCGCGGCAGCTCATTGCCCTCTTCGTCGTAGCCCGGCGCGGGTGCGGCTTCGTGCTTCTCCAACTTCTCTGGAGTATCGGTCTTCTCCCACTGGCGGGTAACCGGCTTGCGCACTGCCATGTGGTCATCACTCATGCCTTTGACCAAGGAGTACATCATCACAAAGTGGAGGAAGAAGAACGGTACACCGATAACAATCACGGCAGACTGCAGCGCTTCCAGTGCGGTTTCACCAGAAATCAGCAGCAGAGAAGCTGCCACAGCACCAATCATGACGCCCCACAGCACGCGGTAGAAGGTCGGAGCCTTGTTTTCCTCACCGGTAGACATCATGTCCATCACCATCGAAGCGGAGTCAATGGAGGTGACGAAGAAGATCATAATCACAAAGAGCGCAAACACACTGACAAGGGTTGCCAGTGGGTACTGCTCCAGCAGGATAAATAGAGCCGGCGAGGGATCCCCTCCTTCGACGACTGGTTCCGTCAGAATGCCCGGCTGCTCATTTTCCAGTTCGAAGCCAGCGCGGCCGAAGATAGAGAACCACATGATTGACACGATTGTCGGCAGTGCAATCACACCGGCAATGAACTGACGCACAGTACGGCCGCGGGAAATACGGGCGACGAACATGCCCACAAATGGCGACCAGCAGATTGTCCAGGCCCAGTAGAAGACCGTCCAGGCGCCCTGTTTCCAATTCGGGTTGACGTCGTAGGAGTCAGTCCAGAACATGATGCGAGGCAGCGCATCCAAGTAGACACCTGTCGTATCGACGGTCTGGCGCAGCAGCGTCAATGTCGGGCCCATGAGCAGCACGAAGACCATCAATGCCATGGCGGCCCAAATGTTCGCATTGGACAACACCTTAATACCTTTGTCCAGACCGCGGGCCACGGAAATCGAGGCAATCACAATAATGATGGCAATCAGAATGAGCTGCACCATCGAGCTTTCCGGGGTACCGATTACACGTGCAGCACCGGAGTTAATCTGCAGCGCACCCATGCCCACCGATACCGCGATACCGACGACGGTACCGATGATGGCGACGGCGTCGATAAGCTTGCCCGGCCATGAGTAGATGCGGGTACCGAGCAGCGGCGCGAAGATGGAGGAGACGCGCGGCGGCAGGTGACGCTTGTAAATGAAGTACCCCAGCGCGAGCCCCGGCAGCGCCATGATGACCCACATGTGAATACCCAGGTGGTAGATGGTAAATGCCATCGCAGTGTTCTGAGCTTCGCGGCTCATCGGCTCTTGACCGAACGGCGGGTTGTAAGCGTGGTTGAGCGGTTCAGCCACACCCCAGAACATCAGCATGGAGCCAGTACCACCGGCGAAGAGCATGCCGAACCACTCGGCGATGGTGTATTCGGGCTCTTCGTCATCATCGCCAAGCTGGATGCGTCCGTAGCGGGACACAAACAAGCCGATGAGGAAGATAAAGCTTGCCGAGACACCACCGATGAACAGCCAGCCCATGTTAGACGTAACCCAATCGGAAGCGGCCGAGTAGGCATCCCGAGCGGTATCCCCCAGCGCTATGGTCACTGCCACAAAGAGGACAATGAAACCCATCGCCGTCGTGAAGATCAACGGGTCGGTCGGCAGGTTCTTAAGAAAACCGCCCGACTTCTTTTCTTGCGTTTTTACTTGTGGCGTTTGTGTAGATCCCATTATCGGGGTCAGCGCCTTTCACTTCTAGATTGTTTGTCTCAGAAAAGACAGCTCGGAAGACACATTCCTCCCAAGTCGGTTATCTACGTTACAAAAGGAAGCCCAGTCATTCTCAATAACTAAGCCTTTGTTCTGTAATTGCGACTTTTTCCTTCGAGTTCACGCTGGTTTAACTGAACGTCAAAGTGGAAAACCTATCGTTCGACTCCATGCAGCTTTCCCGTCGCAGCGCTCTACGTTTAGGCGCATCCACCGCACTTGCCACTTCAGTCACGCTCGCTCATGCCTCTAGAGCTGCGGCTTCAGCTACACCGGGTTCGCCGTCACTGGCCTCCCCAGGGTTACTGCGTTCTCGGCCACAGCTCACCCACGGCGTTGCAAGTGGCGATATCCGCGGCGACGGCGCATTGATTTGGGCTCGCTCAGACCGCCCCGCCCATATGGTGGTTGAAACTGCTGCAACTGAGAGCTTCCAGAATGCCAAGGTATTCCGCAGTAACTCTCTGTTAACTCCAGACACTGACGGCACCGGACGTCTACGTGTCGTCGGTCTCGAACCGGGGCAGGAAATCTTCTATCGTGTCACGCTCGAAGAGGCAGATACTGGAATCTGCTCTGATCCCGTTATCGGCACCTTCCGTACTGCCCCAAACCGCGCATCCAACATCCGCCTGCACTGGTCCGGCGATGTCGCAGGTCAGGGTTGGGGAATTAACGACGAAATCGGTGGATACACCGGCTTTTCCACCATGATGGAGCGCAATCCAGACCTATTCATTCACTCAGGCGATACCTGCTATGCCGACGGTCCGCTGGATGAATCCGTCACGCTTTCCGACGGCACTGTGTGGCGCAACCATGTCACTCCGGCCAAATCCAAGGTTGCTGAAACCCTCGAAGAGT
The sequence above is drawn from the Corynebacterium jeikeium genome and encodes:
- a CDS encoding glutamate ABC transporter substrate-binding protein produces the protein MKLSLLRGGRGRSRNQGRRGVVGKRVAAAVVAVATTMSLAACGSSGPRNLLADIEAGHVTLGTKFDQPGLGERTPDREFAGVDNDVSRYVIEYIANKNGWDVPEMEWRETPSAQRETLINNGEVNMIAATYSINAGRLAAVDFAGPYLVTHQALLVRGSEGIQGLDDVAPGTRLCSVSGSTPAQKVKDALPEVQLQEFDTYAACAEGVKQGVVDALTTDATILAGFAQRYKERFGDDFRVVELRNPDGSYWTNEYYGIGLPKGDDASREAINEALESLYDTGELQKILKKHLGDKFELDDKPAIGDLSFVEKK
- a CDS encoding amino acid ABC transporter permease, with protein sequence MNPELWSEMGPELLPAFWVTIKLTIASAIGSLIFGTLLTAMRVSPVGILRTLSTWYISIVRNTPLTLIVLLASMGLYYNLGLLLAAENDSFIVKQNFRLAVLAFVAYTSCFVAESLRAGINTVPFGQAEAARSLGLSFGQSFRYIIFPQAFRGAIVPLGNTLIALTKNTTIASVIGVAEASLLMKTMTENYASDILIIFGIIAVGFIILTLPTGLFFGWAGKRWAVKR
- a CDS encoding amino acid ABC transporter permease — encoded protein: MATRATVLYDAPGPKAQRFNRTLTWIVAAITVAILAWVGMKLADKGQFEANKWSFFLESTTWTTYILPGLVSTIVAAVVSIVLALVIGALLGVGRLSPVAPVRWLCSVIVEFFRAIPVLVLMLFAYSVFALWQLFPSNYLGFAAVVFGLTMYNGSVIGETLRSGIESLPKGQREAAIALGLSHRQTMVTILLPQAVAAMLPAIISQMVIALKDSALGYMIGYVEVVRSGRQLGEYYGAMIPSLVVVAIILIAINFGLANLAERIESQLRAGRARRNIIAKVPHQPDVGVTTKDQANVDWHDEDYKDLRGTYE
- a CDS encoding BCCT family transporter, which encodes MGSTQTPQVKTQEKKSGGFLKNLPTDPLIFTTAMGFIVLFVAVTIALGDTARDAYSAASDWVTSNMGWLFIGGVSASFIFLIGLFVSRYGRIQLGDDDEEPEYTIAEWFGMLFAGGTGSMLMFWGVAEPLNHAYNPPFGQEPMSREAQNTAMAFTIYHLGIHMWVIMALPGLALGYFIYKRHLPPRVSSIFAPLLGTRIYSWPGKLIDAVAIIGTVVGIAVSVGMGALQINSGAARVIGTPESSMVQLILIAIIIVIASISVARGLDKGIKVLSNANIWAAMALMVFVLLMGPTLTLLRQTVDTTGVYLDALPRIMFWTDSYDVNPNWKQGAWTVFYWAWTICWSPFVGMFVARISRGRTVRQFIAGVIALPTIVSIMWFSIFGRAGFELENEQPGILTEPVVEGGDPSPALFILLEQYPLATLVSVFALFVIMIFFVTSIDSASMVMDMMSTGEENKAPTFYRVLWGVMIGAVAASLLLISGETALEALQSAVIVIGVPFFFLHFVMMYSLVKGMSDDHMAVRKPVTRQWEKTDTPEKLEKHEAAPAPGYDEEGNELPRFEYTHDEEGRLVIQSDVVVEGEFESGEKSESESPEESGTKSES